Genomic window (Ctenopharyngodon idella isolate HZGC_01 chromosome 20, HZGC01, whole genome shotgun sequence):
ctgtaaaagcagTAGATGAGTTTTCCTGTTCGATGTGATGATGTTTAATATCCTCTGTAGACCCATTTAGCCACAAAGCATAACATTCATGAGTGgagtattactgatgtattttaatgtcatagaataatacatgaatgaaaatatcttgagcttttGTTAACCAGACTTTATTTTTTAGGCATTTATCCAAAAACCTATTGACTTCGGGATGATGGAACtagaagtttaaaaaaattgtttctgGGTTTTAGGACTCattcctgcagcactctattatAAACAGAATACAGTGCTGGTGTACGAAATGTTGGTTGTAGTTTTAGTTGCAGCGGATGTGTGTCAGCTTGCACTCTGGTCTTTTTTTCAACAGTGCTGGGATGTCACCCATGCTTCAGGTAGGAAAACCACCATGCCATTAATATATCTGGTTAACAATGTGGTTATGGGTTTAAAGTTCTTGTGTGTGATCTTGGTAACTGTCAAGCAAATCATCTCCATTATGTTAAGTCATCCCTCTTAACATGAAATGACTTTGCAATATATGTGgtggttttttttgtgtgcttgCACTCAATGGATTTGTTGGTTTGCTTGTTTTGCATAAGAGTTTGATGTGTAAAATGTAACTCATTACCATTGTTTAGCTTTCGTCTTATGTCTTCCCCACCTCTCACCTACCCACCAGTATTTGACAAAAGTAGATCAGAGGTCCCTGTGCCCCCTCCCTACTCCTCcctatatacatacacacacagtcacatacATGCTCACAAACACTCAGTCGGTCAAGATCTGGTGTGATGACAGATAATGTGCTTTGTCATGCTGGTTGGTGTCATGTGTTTTTCCTATACTGGATGCATGTTTGTTACTTTTAGGCTCCTGTAACCCTGGTTGGCTGGCCACGGAGACAGGGAGTCCTCGTCTCAGTACTGTGGCTCTCCACATTAGACTTTCTGTTTGGGGTATCTACTTTCACCtccatttttattcatattcaaaGGCTTGAAGCAAAATTCCAACATTTTATTAGCTAATTCAGTAATTTGATGTAGATTAGTGTAGATTACTTAAAAAATTAGATTCCCATCATGGGCAAAGATctacactaaaaaaaacaaacattttttttactttaggtGGCTGTGGATTAACCATGAATGTAAGGTGTGATCTGTGGCCTCAAAAATATTCTGAAGTGTAGGAGTTTGTTGCTATTGAATAAATTTTCAGTTAgactaaatcatttttttttatccatagATTTGTTAGGCTCTAATTACCAAGGTCAAATTTAGAATAGAATTCATTATTCTAATATGCAAGTATTTAGTCATACATTAGTTAATTatccattattttatatatacacacactctaTTTAAGTGTCCTAAGAGAATAATTTCACtgtgtatttgttttgtatgtttttgttagGCTTCATGCACTGCATTTTCATAGAATAATGCTTTTTGAATTTATCTTTTGTCATTGACATTTCTATTGGTTTTATATTATAGTTCTGATATTACCAGAATTGACTTTGATTCACTTAACAGGAATGGATGAATGTGAACTGACCATTGctatcctattttttttttttttgtctgtaggCTAAAACATGTTCTCCAAGGGCACTAAGCGTAAATTTTCCGATGGTGGTGAAGAGATATCCGACGAAGGCCTGGTAGGTGCCAGGGTGGCATCCTCATACAGCTTGCAACGGCAGTCGCTGCTGGACATGTCCCTCATTAAGCTGCAGTTATGCCACATGCTGGTGGAGCCCAACCTCTGCCGCTCGGTTCTCATTGCCAACACGGTCAGGCAGATTCAGGAGGAGATGACCCACGATGGCAGCTGGCATATGGTCACCGAAGCATTCTGTGGTGCAGGCCAGAGCCCCTCTGAGCGTTTGGTGGCCACTGAGGTCCTTTGCAGGTCACGGGAGCAGGATGCAGAACCTAAGCTCTTTTCCGTCATCAGCTACGAAGGTTGCCGTGAAGAGGAGGTGGTAGCTGATGAGACACTGTGCTCCGTTTCAGTTAGCGATACTGTTTCTAATGTGTGCCTGGCAGGCCGTATAGGCCAGTGCTGGGAGAAGAATGAGCTCAGTGGCGTAGAGAGGGACGAAGAGGCCCTTGAAGACTCTAGACTTGGTTCAGGAGAAGATGAGGAGATAGACACAGAGGATGAGGCTTCCACTGAGGGTCCAAAGACCATTGGACAAGTTTTTGggacatttgaaataaaaaacgGTTCACCGGGTCCAGACTCTGCTCTTGAGGAGCTATTTTCAGATGTGGACACCTCCTACTATGATCTGGACACCATGCTGACCGGTATGCAGAGTGCACCCAAGATGGGGCCTTATGACCTCCTTGATAGCTTGGGACCTTCACACGGTTCCCCTTCCATAGTGTCCACACCAAACTGTCGTTCTGATCTCAATGAACTGGATCACATCATGGAAATCATTGTGGGTTCTTAGGTTAGACCTTATTCAGAGACTTACACGCTTGTCTTAATGTTAATGGCTTTTCTGTTCCTTATGGAAAGCAAGTAAAGTCTGGAGTCCTTTCAGGGAAAAGAGTTGATGTCTTGTGAAGGATGGCCTTGATTTTATGAGCTGACCATAGTCATTATTTGCATACCCtttgtatgttttaataatttttttctgtatttgtcTGTCCAGAcatggtgtttttttgttttaatttaatttatttgttatacTCATGACACTACAGAGAGCAGAACAAGATGTATACAAGTTGTAAAGCTTGGGATATTTTCATAAGGAGACAAAAGATTGTCTAAAATgtgtacataaatatatattttctacaaTAGATTTTTCTTGTAATATGTTACTGTACATTATGTACATGTTCTACAAATTGATTTTAAACGAAGAGATTAGATTCTTATGTGCAACAACTCAACTTTTCTGTTTATCAAAATCCATAAACTGAAGGAATTTAATTCAATACTACAGTATGCAAAATGCACCAAATATACATACAGTGATGcatgttttacatttatgtgCTCATTTgcacaaagtatttttttttcctctcaaggTTTGATTGCAGTTGGCTGTCAATCAGCTCAGCCGTAGGTTTTGTTTGTTAGACGTCAAAGTTCTTATATTTTGCCTAATCAACAAATGAATTATAATGGGGCCAACCCATTCTGTATTGTgacttaatttatttaatttatttactgcAAACGGTGAGTGTTGGCTGTGGTCAAACTCAGGGCGGCATTTTAACTCTAGGGGACTGATTGACCAAAGCCTTTTGCTCATAGAAAATCGGTCACAGaattagtgctttgtaagttgATTTGCACCAATCATTGGTTTAAGTATTGATTTTAAGCAAGTTAACTGTTTTAATATGGGTGAATGGCTTAAGTATATCTGTCTATTAGTCCTCTAGACCCCTCAAAATGAGAAGGCATTTGTCCAGTTCTATGCATTAAGTGTCATAACACACTTTCTATGTATGAagtgtttaaaatgcatttagtacaGTATTCTTTTTTATACTTCAGAATCAGTCAACAAGAGATGGTTTTATTTTACCCAACATTTCCCCCAgttgttaaatatattttgtttggttttgtctGAAAGTAAAGTTTTGCATAAACTATGTTTGTGCAAATTATAGGTTATTACACTTTGATAATTGTTTTCTTCAACATTGTGTCTCACTTCAATTCTAAGAGGatgttttttattgtatgaTCTTAAACTAGTATAGagtataaacattttatatgagCATTGTAGCTTTTTTAAcgttttttaataaaaggtaCAACTTATGAAAACAATTCTGTGTGGTTTTTCTCCTGTAATCAAGTATTAAGCTGTCATCATAGTCATCAACGTCTGTAGATGAGCACTGAGAACATTTGTTGGGTGAGAAGTGTGACATTTGAAGTGGCAAGATTACCCAGTAACTGAGTTGGGTATAAAGTGAAGATATGGTTTTGatgttgatttatttttctaaactgGTTTAAAGATatgctaaaatgttttcatgtaGCGAAGAATTGACTACTATTAATTCTTAGTAATGCCAAGAAAACACAAAACGTATATATTAATATGCGCAAAACTTCAGTTTTTACAAGAGAGTAAACGTGCAGTAAAACATACATTCCTAAAATCGACGTCACGGTTCTGTGCGGAGTGAACGCTCATGCAAGTGACGTCAGCAGATTTGACTCCGTGAACGTCAATGTTTAAATCCCTCCGCTGCTCGCGGATATTATTAGGTTGTATGTCAGAAAATATTGTATTATCCAGCCCACATAGCTCTGAGGTCTTATTACCTAATGTATCagattcaacaaaaaaaaaaaatcagatttacAAAGCGTCATTTAGAGAAATTCtactataaataaaatatagctgTTATCATCTATGGTATTCAGATAGTTTCCTTAAAATAGATATTGGTTGCTTggcaaaaaaaagcaaaaagctttaataaaaaGCCACAAAC
Coding sequences:
- the cdca4 gene encoding cell division cycle-associated protein 4, which codes for MFSKGTKRKFSDGGEEISDEGLVGARVASSYSLQRQSLLDMSLIKLQLCHMLVEPNLCRSVLIANTVRQIQEEMTHDGSWHMVTEAFCGAGQSPSERLVATEVLCRSREQDAEPKLFSVISYEGCREEEVVADETLCSVSVSDTVSNVCLAGRIGQCWEKNELSGVERDEEALEDSRLGSGEDEEIDTEDEASTEGPKTIGQVFGTFEIKNGSPGPDSALEELFSDVDTSYYDLDTMLTGMQSAPKMGPYDLLDSLGPSHGSPSIVSTPNCRSDLNELDHIMEIIVGS